One Vallitalea pronyensis genomic region harbors:
- a CDS encoding NAD(P)/FAD-dependent oxidoreductase — MMGNNKYDVIIVGGGPAGIFAAMELINQDDHLKVLLVEKGRSIVKRHCPSAEKGTKCVRCNPCSIVTGWGGAGAFSDGKLTLTTAFGGVLDEYMSKEALMELIHYVDDIYVKFGGTQEVHGNDEDKIYPIAKACAAADITLIPASVKHLGTDKCFDILRKMEEFLTDKIDIVFGKKVHEILVENKKVTGIKLDDDHIYEANHVIVVPGREGSDWFYQESKRLGLKSKNNAVDIGVRVELPAVVMKDITDDLYESKMIYYTNSFDDRVRTFCMNPFGKVVVENNDGLKTVNGHSYADKRSDNTNFALLVSKNFTEPFNAPIEYGKYIATLSNMISGGVIVQRLGDLLDGRRTTAERLKRGLVRPTLKDAVPGDLSLVLPYRFLTAIKEMLQAMDKVAPGVYSKHTLLYGVEVKFYSSRIELTEQLETEIENLFAAGDGAGVTRGLAQASASGVIAAREIIDRRG; from the coding sequence ATGATGGGTAATAATAAGTACGATGTTATAATCGTCGGCGGCGGTCCAGCAGGTATTTTCGCTGCGATGGAGCTAATTAATCAAGATGACCATCTAAAAGTTTTATTGGTTGAAAAGGGTAGAAGCATTGTAAAACGCCATTGCCCTAGTGCAGAAAAAGGTACAAAATGTGTTCGTTGTAATCCGTGTTCCATTGTGACAGGATGGGGTGGTGCTGGTGCATTTTCAGATGGCAAATTAACCTTAACAACGGCTTTTGGCGGTGTTTTGGATGAATATATGTCTAAGGAAGCGTTAATGGAATTGATTCATTATGTCGATGATATTTACGTGAAATTCGGTGGCACACAAGAAGTACACGGGAATGATGAGGACAAAATATACCCCATTGCAAAAGCATGTGCAGCAGCAGATATTACGCTTATTCCAGCTAGTGTAAAACACCTTGGCACAGATAAGTGCTTTGACATATTAAGGAAAATGGAAGAATTTTTAACCGATAAAATCGACATTGTTTTCGGGAAAAAAGTCCATGAAATTCTCGTAGAGAATAAAAAAGTGACAGGCATTAAGCTTGATGATGACCATATATATGAAGCAAACCATGTAATTGTAGTTCCTGGTCGAGAAGGATCCGATTGGTTCTACCAAGAATCTAAACGATTAGGGCTTAAATCAAAAAATAATGCAGTGGACATTGGTGTTCGTGTTGAATTACCAGCTGTTGTCATGAAGGATATAACGGATGATCTGTACGAATCCAAGATGATTTATTATACTAATTCTTTTGATGACCGGGTGCGGACATTTTGTATGAATCCCTTTGGGAAAGTCGTTGTAGAAAATAACGATGGGTTAAAAACAGTTAATGGCCACAGTTATGCAGACAAACGCTCTGACAATACCAATTTTGCACTATTAGTCAGTAAAAACTTTACGGAGCCATTTAATGCACCCATTGAGTATGGTAAGTATATCGCTACTTTATCCAATATGATATCTGGTGGCGTTATTGTACAGCGCCTCGGTGATTTGTTAGATGGGCGAAGGACCACAGCAGAACGCCTTAAGAGAGGTCTGGTAAGACCAACGCTCAAGGATGCTGTTCCAGGTGATCTTAGTCTTGTACTTCCTTATCGTTTCTTAACTGCTATTAAAGAAATGTTACAGGCTATGGACAAGGTGGCACCTGGTGTTTATTCCAAGCATACGTTACTGTATGGTGTGGAAGTGAAGTTTTATTCCTCAAGAATAGAACTTACGGAACAACTTGAAACGGAAATAGAGAATCTGTTTGCGGCAGGTGATGGTGCAGGTGTAACAAGAGGGCTTGCTCAGGCTTCTGCGTCAGGTGTCATCGCTGCAAGAGAAATTATAGACCGAAGGGGGTAA
- a CDS encoding S-layer homology domain-containing protein, translating into MKKKVIAILLLAALTLNATYTYATEGKKKLFTDIPEEHWAIPNIQELVDMGVINGFPDGSFKPNFSVNVDAFIKMTIVALGYKSIENGSPYWAQPFIDKAMELGIIEENQFASYTEPITREEMSSIIAKAIKDEAKADTRNLVENCVNDFSSISYTYVEDVKDAYAFGIITGMPDNTFRPQDESTRAQASTIIHRMIDQKERKPFEPTEPSTDDNGQDGSGSGDGSNNNGGSGEEPTPIEYIHKIENGKVVYSTEKIMEILKGYPIIENMDSNDFEENNRMYTDQESERQKYGILAQDTKEFIESFYGKNYINLDKEKEITKLLWWFYDWVGYRGETYAPKDFITQWVNDIEQWKIEQEMIFVTDSYRMVYGTNRGKTIRGRMYFKFNSHDNPDNIVEEMNFEIPNLQFSKWYYIDVDVTMYRPLSNAPRDWKYYGYTLYSYTYLSELKVVEGQ; encoded by the coding sequence ATGAAAAAGAAAGTAATAGCAATCCTACTATTAGCAGCACTAACCTTGAATGCAACATACACCTATGCAACTGAGGGTAAGAAAAAGTTATTCACAGATATTCCTGAAGAACATTGGGCTATCCCCAACATTCAAGAACTTGTGGACATGGGCGTTATCAATGGATTTCCTGATGGGTCCTTTAAACCTAATTTTAGCGTGAATGTGGACGCATTTATTAAGATGACCATCGTTGCTCTTGGGTATAAGTCTATTGAAAATGGATCACCTTATTGGGCGCAGCCGTTTATTGATAAGGCTATGGAACTTGGTATTATTGAAGAAAACCAATTTGCTTCTTATACCGAACCCATCACAAGAGAAGAAATGTCCAGTATCATAGCCAAAGCGATTAAGGATGAAGCCAAAGCAGATACCAGGAATCTAGTAGAAAACTGTGTCAATGATTTTTCATCTATTTCCTATACGTATGTAGAGGATGTAAAGGATGCATATGCCTTTGGAATTATTACAGGTATGCCAGACAATACGTTTAGACCACAAGATGAATCTACTAGAGCTCAGGCAAGTACCATTATTCATCGGATGATAGATCAGAAGGAAAGGAAGCCATTTGAGCCTACAGAACCATCTACAGATGATAATGGTCAAGATGGTAGTGGGTCAGGGGATGGCAGTAATAATAATGGTGGTTCAGGAGAAGAACCTACCCCTATAGAGTATATTCATAAGATTGAGAACGGGAAGGTTGTTTATAGTACGGAGAAGATTATGGAGATATTGAAGGGGTATCCTATTATAGAAAATATGGATTCTAATGATTTTGAAGAAAATAACAGGATGTATACAGACCAAGAATCTGAAAGACAGAAGTACGGTATATTGGCGCAAGATACAAAAGAATTTATTGAAAGTTTTTATGGTAAAAATTACATAAATCTTGATAAAGAAAAGGAAATCACTAAACTACTTTGGTGGTTTTATGATTGGGTAGGGTATCGTGGTGAAACGTATGCACCAAAAGATTTTATTACTCAATGGGTTAATGATATTGAACAATGGAAAATTGAACAAGAAATGATTTTCGTTACGGATAGTTATCGCATGGTTTACGGTACGAATAGAGGAAAAACCATTAGAGGACGTATGTATTTTAAATTCAATAGTCATGACAACCCAGATAATATTGTTGAAGAGATGAATTTTGAAATACCTAACCTGCAATTTAGTAAATGGTACTATATAGATGTAGATGTAACAATGTATCGTCCACTGTCAAATGCTCCACGTGATTGGAAATATTATGGCTATACCTTATATTCATATACTTATCTAAGTGAGTTAAAAGTAGTAGAAGGACAATGA
- a CDS encoding GntR family transcriptional regulator, which yields MGKMPIKYMLVKEDIEGRISNGEYRSGQRIPSERTLCTQFNMSRMTVRQAINELVKEGKLYREKGRGTFVSSPHFLQRNVKSFTDTLRERGFTPCTQILEFSTVFNLKEISKLMDVPYETKFYKLKRLRLGNDLPMALETVYIEKEKCPDLDQYDVKESLYEVLEKQYHYKVENISCDMDACIANTFMMNTFHMQKKGALLKVTGITYIEGNEKLFFEESYYRPDLYKYHVDIYRRV from the coding sequence ATGGGAAAGATGCCAATTAAATATATGCTGGTTAAAGAGGATATTGAGGGGCGCATTAGCAATGGAGAATACCGCTCTGGGCAACGCATTCCTTCAGAGAGAACCCTATGTACACAATTTAATATGAGCCGTATGACCGTCCGTCAAGCCATTAATGAATTGGTTAAAGAAGGGAAATTATATCGTGAAAAAGGAAGAGGTACATTTGTATCGTCACCTCATTTTTTACAGAGGAATGTTAAAAGTTTTACAGATACTCTGCGAGAAAGGGGATTTACACCTTGTACGCAGATTTTAGAATTTTCTACTGTTTTTAATCTAAAAGAGATTAGTAAACTGATGGATGTGCCTTATGAGACCAAGTTCTATAAATTGAAACGTTTGCGATTAGGTAATGATTTGCCCATGGCTCTTGAAACCGTTTACATAGAAAAAGAAAAATGCCCCGATTTGGACCAGTATGATGTTAAGGAATCACTCTATGAAGTATTAGAAAAACAGTATCATTATAAGGTGGAAAATATTTCCTGTGATATGGATGCATGTATAGCCAACACATTTATGATGAATACTTTTCATATGCAGAAAAAAGGTGCTCTGTTAAAAGTTACAGGCATCACCTATATAGAAGGTAATGAAAAACTCTTCTTTGAAGAATCTTATTATCGCCCTGATCTCTATAAATATCATGTGGACATTTATCGGAGGGTATAA
- a CDS encoding DUF1858 domain-containing protein — protein MAKVTKDMIIADIIAVDQGIIPILLEAGMHCVGCPSAQGETLEEAAFVHGMDIDDLMGKINAHLEGK, from the coding sequence ATGGCAAAAGTAACAAAAGATATGATTATTGCTGATATTATAGCGGTAGATCAAGGTATCATACCGATTCTATTAGAAGCTGGGATGCATTGTGTTGGATGCCCTTCTGCTCAAGGTGAGACACTTGAAGAGGCTGCTTTTGTGCATGGCATGGATATAGACGATTTAATGGGAAAAATCAATGCACATTTAGAAGGCAAATAA
- a CDS encoding adenylosuccinate synthase codes for MSAKVIIGAQWGDEGKAKIIDILSEEADVVIRSQGGNNAGHTVAVNDEVYKFHLVPSGVLYPGTECIVGNGVVIDPKGILEEIDHLHEKGISTDQLKISLRAHLVMPYHKTLDGIKEDYRGDGDIGTTKKGIGPCYMDKAERSGIRVCDYLNGELFASKIKENVAIKNAMIKHVYHQDVQFDAEAVIEEYKGYMARLKPYFADTTVLAYEAITSGKKVLFEGAQGTLLDIDLGTYPYVTSSHPITGGVCVGAGIGPTMIGECIGVMKGYVTRVGKGPFPTELFDETGDMIRNVGHEFGTTTGRPRRCGWFDAVIGKFAVRTSGLTSIALNKIDVLANIDKIKICVAYKKDGEMVKDFPASLEDLAKCEPVYEEMDGWGEIDHIRTYDALPETAKAYVKRVEELCGAKVTMVGVGPNRDQNIYVNA; via the coding sequence ATGTCAGCAAAAGTTATTATCGGCGCACAATGGGGCGACGAAGGAAAAGCAAAAATCATCGATATTTTATCAGAGGAAGCAGATGTAGTCATCCGTTCACAAGGTGGCAATAATGCAGGACATACCGTTGCAGTTAATGACGAAGTATATAAATTTCACTTGGTACCATCGGGTGTTCTATACCCTGGGACAGAGTGTATTGTAGGTAATGGAGTTGTTATTGATCCAAAAGGCATCTTAGAAGAAATTGATCATTTACATGAAAAAGGCATCAGCACAGATCAGCTTAAGATTAGTTTAAGAGCACATTTGGTTATGCCTTATCACAAGACCCTTGATGGTATAAAAGAAGATTACCGTGGTGATGGTGATATTGGAACCACAAAAAAAGGTATTGGACCATGTTACATGGATAAAGCTGAACGTTCTGGGATACGCGTATGTGATTACCTTAATGGAGAGCTGTTTGCCAGTAAAATTAAAGAAAACGTAGCCATTAAAAATGCTATGATCAAACACGTTTATCATCAAGATGTGCAATTTGATGCAGAGGCAGTGATTGAAGAATACAAAGGTTATATGGCAAGATTGAAGCCATACTTTGCAGATACAACGGTTCTGGCTTACGAGGCGATTACATCTGGTAAGAAAGTATTATTTGAAGGGGCTCAGGGTACATTACTTGATATCGATCTTGGTACATACCCTTATGTAACATCTTCTCACCCCATAACAGGTGGCGTGTGCGTAGGTGCAGGTATTGGACCTACCATGATTGGTGAGTGTATTGGTGTTATGAAAGGTTATGTAACCCGAGTAGGTAAAGGTCCATTCCCAACAGAGTTATTTGATGAGACAGGTGACATGATTCGAAATGTTGGCCATGAGTTCGGTACAACCACAGGTCGTCCTAGACGTTGTGGATGGTTCGATGCTGTTATTGGTAAGTTTGCTGTAAGAACAAGTGGTCTTACAAGCATAGCATTGAATAAAATTGATGTATTGGCTAACATTGATAAAATTAAAATATGTGTGGCTTATAAAAAAGATGGGGAGATGGTCAAAGATTTCCCAGCAAGCTTAGAAGATTTGGCTAAATGTGAGCCAGTCTATGAAGAAATGGACGGATGGGGCGAAATCGATCATATTCGTACTTATGATGCATTGCCAGAGACAGCAAAAGCATATGTTAAGCGTGTTGAAGAATTATGTGGAGCTAAAGTGACCATGGTAGGTGTAGGTCCTAACAGGGATCAGAATATTTATGTGAATGCTTGA
- the pflB gene encoding formate C-acetyltransferase, translating into MHESWKNFNAGNWEKQIDVRDFIQANYTPYTGDDSFLAGPTDATTKLWEKVTELTNEENRKGILDVETKIPSSLTSHGPGYVDQSLEKIVGFQTDKPLKRGIMPYGGIRVVRNALEAYGYKLNEQTNDIFTHYRKTHNDGVFDAYTDNMRQARRSGVITGLPDAYGRGRIIGDYRRVALYGTDQLIAHKKKEKKQLEMDYMEPNVIVLREEISEQMEAIKQLQAMADAYGFDISKPAANAKEAIQWTYFAYLGAIKEQDGAAMSLGRVSTFLDIYIERDLHMGTLTEKEAQELMDQFVMKLRMVRFLRTPSYNELFSGDPTWVTEVIGGMGIDGRTLVTKNSYRVLHTLYNLGPAPEPNLTVLWSEQLPSNFKKYCAKASIDTSSIQYENDDLMRIWYGDDYGIACCVSAMKIGKQMQFFGARANLAKALLYAINGGKDEKSGEQIGPELAPITSEYLDYEEIKRKFDGVLDWLAQLYINTLNIIHYMHDKYCYERLQMALHDKDVLRTSACGIAGLSVVADSLSAIKYSKVKIIRNDAGLAVDYEVEPGSYPAFGNNDDRVDLEASEIVENFMNKLRKHKTYRDSIPTMSILTITSNVVYGKKTGSTPDGRKAGEPFAPGANPMHGRDKNGAIASMASVAKLPYEHAEDGISYTFSIVPKALGKDNTSRIDNLVGMLDGYFHDKGHHINVNVFDKETLLDAMEHPEQYPQLTIRVSGYAVNFIKLTREQQLDVINRTFHERA; encoded by the coding sequence ATGCATGAAAGTTGGAAAAATTTTAATGCTGGAAACTGGGAAAAACAGATTGACGTCAGAGACTTTATCCAAGCCAATTACACACCTTATACAGGTGATGATTCTTTCTTGGCAGGACCTACAGACGCTACAACCAAGCTGTGGGAAAAAGTAACGGAACTTACAAATGAAGAAAATCGTAAAGGTATTTTAGATGTAGAAACAAAAATACCCTCATCTCTTACATCTCATGGACCAGGTTATGTGGACCAATCATTAGAAAAAATTGTTGGATTTCAAACGGATAAACCTTTAAAACGTGGTATAATGCCTTATGGTGGTATTCGTGTGGTACGTAATGCGCTAGAAGCTTATGGTTATAAGCTTAATGAGCAAACCAATGACATATTTACCCATTATCGTAAAACCCATAACGATGGTGTATTTGATGCCTATACCGATAACATGCGCCAAGCAAGACGTTCAGGCGTTATAACAGGTCTTCCAGATGCCTATGGTCGTGGCCGTATTATTGGTGACTATCGCCGTGTAGCCCTCTATGGAACGGACCAATTGATTGCACATAAGAAAAAAGAGAAAAAGCAGTTGGAAATGGATTACATGGAACCCAATGTCATTGTACTTCGAGAAGAAATCTCAGAACAAATGGAAGCCATCAAACAATTACAAGCCATGGCTGATGCTTATGGATTTGATATCAGTAAACCAGCTGCTAATGCGAAGGAAGCCATTCAATGGACTTACTTTGCCTACCTTGGTGCCATCAAAGAACAAGATGGTGCTGCCATGTCCTTAGGCCGTGTATCCACTTTCTTAGATATTTATATTGAAAGAGACCTGCACATGGGAACCCTAACAGAAAAAGAAGCCCAAGAACTGATGGACCAATTTGTTATGAAGCTACGTATGGTAAGATTCCTAAGAACACCTTCTTATAACGAATTGTTCTCTGGTGACCCTACTTGGGTAACAGAAGTCATCGGCGGTATGGGTATTGATGGTCGTACCCTTGTCACTAAAAACAGTTATCGTGTGCTCCATACACTCTATAACTTAGGTCCTGCACCTGAACCAAACTTAACTGTTTTATGGTCGGAGCAGCTGCCATCAAACTTTAAAAAGTACTGTGCGAAAGCATCCATTGATACCAGTTCCATTCAATACGAGAATGACGATTTAATGCGCATCTGGTATGGTGATGATTATGGTATTGCATGTTGTGTATCCGCTATGAAGATTGGTAAACAAATGCAGTTCTTTGGCGCTCGTGCCAATCTTGCGAAAGCATTACTCTATGCAATAAACGGTGGTAAAGATGAAAAATCCGGTGAGCAGATCGGACCAGAATTGGCACCCATTACCAGTGAATACCTTGATTATGAAGAAATCAAACGTAAATTCGATGGTGTACTGGATTGGTTAGCTCAATTATACATTAATACATTAAACATTATTCATTACATGCACGATAAGTATTGCTATGAGCGTTTACAAATGGCTCTACATGACAAAGATGTCTTAAGAACCTCCGCTTGTGGTATTGCCGGTCTATCTGTTGTAGCCGATTCCTTATCCGCTATTAAATATTCAAAAGTAAAGATTATCCGTAATGATGCTGGTTTAGCCGTTGACTATGAAGTAGAACCAGGAAGTTACCCTGCTTTTGGTAATAACGATGACCGTGTAGACCTTGAAGCTAGCGAAATCGTTGAAAACTTTATGAATAAACTAAGAAAACATAAAACATACCGTGACTCTATTCCAACCATGTCCATTCTTACCATTACATCTAACGTTGTCTATGGTAAGAAAACAGGCAGCACACCTGATGGTCGTAAAGCTGGGGAACCTTTTGCACCAGGCGCTAACCCCATGCACGGTCGCGATAAAAATGGTGCCATTGCATCCATGGCATCTGTTGCAAAATTACCTTACGAGCATGCAGAAGATGGTATTTCCTACACCTTCTCCATTGTACCAAAAGCTCTTGGTAAAGATAACACATCAAGAATTGATAATCTGGTTGGTATGCTTGACGGATATTTCCATGATAAAGGGCACCATATTAACGTTAACGTATTCGATAAAGAAACCTTATTAGATGCCATGGAACATCCAGAACAGTACCCACAGTTAACCATTCGTGTATCCGGATACGCTGTTAACTTTATCAAGCTGACACGTGAACAACAGTTGGATGTTATTAATCGAACATTCCATGAAAGAGCTTAG
- a CDS encoding adaptor protein MecA: protein MKIEKISNAQIRCTLNKTDLSTRQIKISELAYGTEKAQELFKDMMAKASDEFGFEAENVPLMIEAIPLSGDSIMLVITKVDNPDELDDKFASIPKQNVRKFKKKESDQEEVVDTGKSTDIKQLIYMFKTLNEVTKIAKIILPIYDGVNSLYKNEQSNEYYLVLRKSEDTQDAFVGLHGLLSEYGKKITVSHVMEAFLQEHYDVIIKEKAIQVLSKL from the coding sequence ATGAAAATTGAAAAAATCAGTAATGCGCAAATACGGTGTACTTTAAATAAAACAGATTTGTCAACAAGACAGATTAAAATTAGTGAGCTAGCATATGGTACAGAAAAAGCTCAAGAACTATTCAAGGATATGATGGCTAAAGCTTCAGATGAATTTGGTTTTGAAGCTGAGAATGTACCTTTAATGATTGAGGCCATACCCCTATCAGGTGACAGTATTATGTTGGTCATTACCAAAGTGGATAACCCCGATGAACTGGATGACAAATTTGCATCCATACCCAAACAAAATGTTCGTAAGTTCAAAAAGAAAGAATCAGACCAAGAAGAGGTTGTTGATACTGGTAAGTCGACAGATATAAAACAATTGATTTATATGTTTAAAACCCTTAATGAAGTAACAAAAATTGCTAAGATTATATTACCAATATATGATGGTGTCAATTCATTGTATAAAAATGAACAGTCTAATGAGTATTATTTAGTATTGCGTAAATCAGAGGATACCCAAGATGCCTTTGTAGGTCTTCACGGCTTACTCTCTGAATATGGAAAAAAAATAACCGTTTCCCACGTTATGGAAGCTTTTTTACAAGAACACTACGATGTCATCATCAAAGAAAAAGCTATTCAAGTGTTATCCAAGCTATAA
- a CDS encoding serine/threonine protein kinase, whose translation MVGSTHFGKYRVLEEIGRGGMSRVFLAENVKLGNKWAIKRIEKKDSVINLLAEPSMLKDLNHALIPRIVDIEEDEDYLYIIEEYVEGVTLKEYRQQHSTIDEPTIIHFGKLLCQVLDYLHSRKPYPIIYRDMKPGNIMITENQSIKLVDFGIAREYKNHGDTDTVLIGTHGYAAPEQYNSAWQSDARTDIYSLGVTLYYMATNRNLSKPPYKILPLREFGLYSQGLERVISKCTNFNPDDRYQSIEELEQDLDALAQPKEDKKQTLYQGIKPQTIGVISLTPRAGSTFLSVNLASALAHRNILVSLIEFPYNEPYIYDLIGVSNYTTISYYPVLQEINNNNMIYRDEITVIDDIMYLIHDPTREPIDHWDDDKSTKLLYAAKDSLISIVDIGYHYSLIEPILHEFDLIFVMYHAMPPEIMANYRLFEKIMAYGRKRNNVRFILNNDNEGIHKKELHQYLGIKPDLSIPRLPEEWIYGSAYKKKVPYQLSKYRGTFDTLFDPIYKEIMPKELWKKKKRKRKLF comes from the coding sequence ATGGTAGGAAGTACACACTTTGGTAAATATCGGGTATTAGAAGAAATCGGAAGAGGCGGCATGAGTAGGGTATTTTTAGCTGAAAATGTAAAGCTTGGCAATAAGTGGGCAATAAAACGTATAGAGAAGAAGGATAGTGTCATTAATTTACTAGCTGAACCCAGTATGTTGAAAGATCTGAATCATGCATTAATTCCACGTATTGTAGATATTGAAGAAGATGAGGACTACCTATATATTATTGAGGAGTATGTGGAAGGTGTAACATTAAAAGAATATCGACAACAGCATTCGACAATTGATGAGCCAACCATTATTCATTTTGGAAAATTATTGTGTCAAGTCTTAGACTATTTACATAGTCGAAAGCCATACCCCATTATTTATCGTGATATGAAACCAGGTAATATTATGATTACAGAAAACCAGAGTATTAAGCTAGTGGATTTTGGTATAGCTAGAGAATATAAGAATCATGGTGATACGGATACTGTTCTTATAGGGACTCATGGGTACGCAGCTCCAGAGCAATATAATTCTGCTTGGCAAAGTGACGCTAGAACAGATATCTATAGTCTAGGGGTTACACTTTATTACATGGCGACAAATAGAAATCTATCCAAGCCGCCCTATAAGATATTACCACTTAGAGAATTTGGTCTGTACTCACAAGGTTTAGAGAGAGTTATCAGTAAGTGTACCAATTTTAATCCAGATGACCGCTATCAATCCATTGAAGAATTAGAACAAGATTTAGACGCATTAGCTCAACCTAAAGAAGATAAGAAACAAACGCTTTATCAGGGTATCAAACCTCAAACAATAGGGGTTATATCGTTGACACCAAGAGCAGGTTCTACTTTTCTGTCCGTTAATCTGGCTAGTGCTTTAGCCCATAGAAACATCTTAGTTTCTCTAATTGAATTTCCGTATAATGAACCGTATATATATGATCTTATAGGAGTATCCAATTATACTACGATTTCTTATTATCCTGTTTTACAAGAGATCAATAACAATAACATGATCTATCGAGATGAAATAACTGTAATAGACGATATTATGTATTTGATTCATGATCCAACAAGAGAACCTATTGATCATTGGGACGATGATAAATCCACCAAATTATTGTATGCAGCAAAAGATTCTCTTATTTCCATTGTGGACATTGGTTATCATTATAGCCTTATAGAACCAATCTTACATGAATTTGACTTAATATTTGTGATGTATCATGCTATGCCTCCTGAAATTATGGCTAATTACAGGCTATTTGAAAAAATAATGGCCTATGGTCGTAAGCGGAATAACGTTCGTTTTATTCTCAATAACGACAATGAAGGTATACACAAGAAAGAACTGCATCAGTATCTGGGGATAAAACCGGATTTATCCATACCAAGATTACCAGAAGAATGGATATACGGTTCAGCCTATAAGAAGAAAGTGCCTTATCAATTATCCAAGTATAGAGGGACATTTGATACATTATTTGATCCAATTTACAAAGAAATTATGCCGAAAGAATTATGGAAAAAGAAGAAGAGAAAACGAAAATTATTCTAA
- a CDS encoding SAF domain-containing protein — translation MKNIVKGIVGLLLIAISVGLIFYWEIYGRESILYDDVLVLTQDVKKSDVITEDMVAYDKREGHTIIDGAIVNLSDIIGKAANCYIPEGAQLVQEYFEDTALVLKEGQYIFRLPNEWLRAYPNSLRRGDTIYFHEISKDIMTPVSGDGIDHVEQYRPLIKDEAIASVTVAYTKDSANREVITLSEEERFNGSSKINEIEVIVDVETVNTLRKSVEEGKVFILLYQ, via the coding sequence ATGAAGAACATCGTAAAAGGCATCGTGGGATTATTGCTAATTGCTATATCTGTAGGACTTATCTTCTATTGGGAAATATATGGGCGTGAAAGTATCCTATACGATGATGTGTTAGTCTTGACACAGGATGTAAAAAAAAGTGATGTCATTACAGAAGATATGGTGGCTTATGATAAAAGAGAAGGTCATACGATTATTGATGGAGCAATTGTGAATTTAAGCGATATTATAGGCAAAGCTGCTAATTGTTATATCCCAGAAGGCGCACAATTGGTTCAAGAGTATTTTGAAGATACCGCATTGGTATTAAAAGAAGGTCAGTATATATTCCGATTACCTAATGAATGGTTAAGAGCATATCCTAATTCCCTTAGACGAGGCGATACCATTTATTTTCATGAAATTAGTAAGGATATAATGACTCCAGTGTCTGGGGATGGGATAGATCATGTGGAACAATATAGACCTCTGATTAAGGATGAGGCAATAGCAAGTGTAACAGTTGCTTACACGAAAGATAGCGCCAACCGAGAGGTTATTACATTAAGTGAAGAAGAACGATTTAATGGTTCCAGTAAAATAAATGAAATTGAAGTCATTGTAGACGTTGAAACCGTTAATACATTAAGAAAAAGTGTTGAAGAAGGGAAAGTTTTTATCCTTCTGTATCAATAA